Genomic window (Melioribacteraceae bacterium):
AGAATACATATAATGAAAAATCTCTCAAACTTTTTGCGGTGGGCATTAAATCCAGATAAACATCAAAAATATAGCTCAGCGACTTAAAAGTATAAAATGAAATTCCAATTGGAAGGAATATTGCGAGAGGCTCAATAGTCCCATTTGAAATATCATTATAAATCTGTATTAAGAAGTTTGTGTATTTGAAGTATGATAGCAAGCCAACATTTAGGGCAATGCCTCCCCAAAGCCAAATTCGCTTTATGGAAAAATTCTCTGTCGCCGCAATAAATTTTCCAATATAATAGTTTGCGAAAGCAGAAAGAATAATAATCCCGAAATAGTATCCTGCCGATTTGTAATAAAAGTATAGCGAGAAGAAAATCAGAAATAGAATTCGAAGGTTTTTATTCTTATGAAGAAGGTTATAAATTAACAGCACTCCAGCAAATAGAATCATAAAAAGGGAGGTACTGAAAATTAGTGGGTCGTTTTCAACATAGGTTAAAATTGATTTTAGCTTTTCGAAACTGAAATATCCGTTCATACAATTATTTTAGATTGTGAATTAAATTAGTTCGATTTAGCCATACCAACTGGCATGTTGTAATTATAAATGGCGGATGATGCATCAGCATTTATCTTATGTTTTTTTCAAACGAAAAGCTATTTGGCTAATTTAAGATCAACCAACTTTTGAAGATCCCCAACATTTTTCAAACGGAGGACTTCATAACTTTTGAATTTGATGCTAAACTTTTTTTCAACGGCCAAAATAATATTTATATGTGTAAGCGAATCCCAGCCCGGTACATCCGGAGCTATTGTTTCATCATGTAAATCAAAATCATCAAGATGAAGCACATCGAGGATAACGCTTTTGAGTTCTTTTGAAATCATTATTTACTCCATACTAGTGGATCATTTTCTTCTATTAGTCTTTCTTTATTTGCTTTACGGCTTGGTTTTCCGCTGGAACTTTTAATTAGCCAGCGTGCGGGAACAATGTAAACTTTGTGAATCACAACGTCGATACTCATACCAGCTCTTAAAATTGCAATTCTCAATT
Coding sequences:
- a CDS encoding acyl carrier protein, with the protein product MISKELKSVILDVLHLDDFDLHDETIAPDVPGWDSLTHINIILAVEKKFSIKFKSYEVLRLKNVGDLQKLVDLKLAK